A single window of Vibrio stylophorae DNA harbors:
- the menB gene encoding 1,4-dihydroxy-2-naphthoyl-CoA synthase — translation MAKTVGRTEAELYAPVNWQDCSAQFEDILYHKSDDGIAKITINRPEVRNAFRPQTVNEMIQALNDARYDAKVGVIVLTGQGEHAFCSGGDQKIRGDYGGYRDDEGTHHLNVLDFQRQIRTCPKPVIAAVAGYAVGGGHVLHMMCDLTIAADNAQFGQTGPKVGSFDGGWGASYMARIVGQKKAREIWFLCRFYDAQEALDMGLVNHVVPYAELERETIRWCREVLQHSPMALRCLKAALNADCDGQAGLQELAGNATMMFYMTEEGQEGRNAFNEKRRPDFDKYPRNP, via the coding sequence ATGGCAAAGACCGTAGGAAGAACTGAAGCGGAGCTCTATGCTCCGGTCAACTGGCAAGATTGTTCAGCACAGTTTGAAGATATTCTTTATCACAAGAGTGACGATGGCATTGCCAAAATCACCATCAACCGTCCAGAAGTCCGTAACGCTTTTCGCCCACAAACGGTCAATGAGATGATTCAAGCGCTCAATGACGCTCGCTATGATGCCAAAGTTGGGGTTATTGTCCTGACCGGCCAAGGCGAACATGCTTTTTGTTCTGGCGGCGATCAGAAAATTCGTGGTGATTACGGCGGCTATCGCGATGATGAAGGCACGCATCACCTCAATGTGTTGGACTTCCAACGCCAAATTCGTACCTGTCCAAAACCTGTGATCGCAGCTGTGGCTGGTTACGCTGTGGGTGGTGGTCATGTGCTGCACATGATGTGTGATTTGACTATCGCTGCGGATAACGCGCAATTTGGGCAAACTGGCCCGAAAGTGGGCTCTTTTGATGGTGGTTGGGGCGCATCCTATATGGCGCGCATTGTCGGTCAAAAGAAAGCGCGTGAAATTTGGTTCCTATGCCGTTTTTACGATGCACAAGAAGCCTTGGATATGGGCCTTGTGAATCATGTCGTGCCCTACGCGGAGCTTGAGCGTGAAACCATTCGTTGGTGTCGCGAAGTCTTGCAACACAGCCCGATGGCACTTCGCTGCTTAAAAGCGGCGCTTAACGCCGATTGTGACGGTCAAGCGGGCTTACAAGAGCTTGCTGGCAACGCCACCATGATGTTCTACATGACAGAAGAGGGGCAAGAAGGGCGTAATGCCTTTAATGAAAAACGTCGCCCTGATTTTGATAAGTACCCACGCAACCCATAA